The region aataataatcggTTGTCTTTCAATCGTAGCGGTCATTGCAGGCACAAAATCAAGACCCCGTTTTTTGTGACTCTTATTAATTGTGCCGCGGCGTCACAGGGAGTATCGGGCAACTAATAAGAGTCAAGCGGAATAAAAGCCACCGAGCGCCACCTGGAAAAAGGGGCTATTTGCGGCGGCGCGGCTAAGCGCCGAACAAGTTCGACGGCGAATTTCCTGTGCTGTTTTCCAGGGAAGACTCGATCGGTGCGGCGCTCCCTATTCGCGCAGTCGTCGGGCCTGGGCAGCGGCGTGTACTGGGAGTGGGCCAACGACGAGGGCGGCTGGACGCCCGTACGAGACGCGCACGTCCATCCTCCTGGAGCACAGCTACCAGGCCCGGCAGGGCACGGCCGACCTGGGCCCGCACGGCCACAACTACATCGTGGACCTCACCTCCCTGGCCCAAGTCAACAAGTCGTCGGGCTTCAGGCGGCAGGTGCGGCGCCAGTGCAACCTGCCCTACCCGCTGGCCTCCTTCGGACCCCCGGCCATCCCCTCGGGGCCCTCGGCGCTACCTGCCGGCGTCCccgcttcctcttcctcatccggGGGGCCCGGCCTGCTCCTGCCAGCAGTGTCTTAGCCACGGGGCCACGGGGCCCATGCCCAGCCGCTCCCGTCACTCCTTCTCGTCGGGCAGCCTCAACCGGCCCAGCCTGCAGGGGGCCGGcagggtggcggcggcggcggcgcatcCCACCTCCGTGTACTCGCCGTACCCCCGCAGGCCCCTCTCAGTCGGCGGGATGTCTTGGGGCACCCCCTGGCCCCCGCCGCATTCTGCTAGCCAGCTGGCCGCGCCGCTTCTGAGCAGCGCCTCGGGCGCCAACGGCCTCAGGTTGGTGGGACGCGTCCGGTCTTCTGTTCTTCAAGCGAGACAGATTTTGTTTAGTGCGTTTgttaaaaagagaaaaggagATCGCTAATCTGTGACTTCACACGGCCGAGGCCAAATtttgaccgcccccccccccctttctttccCCTCTGCCAGCGTTCCTTCCATCCCCGTTCAGATCAACGGATCCACCAGTGTCAGCTCGGCCCTGGcaggtaaaaaaagaaaagcccccAAAACGCTTCCTGTCTACacggacccccccccctgcttttttttctctttacttcccgggtgatttgatgtcaaaacaGACCTACAAGAAAATCATCATAGTTTGGGGATTTGGAGAAActtgggttgggtggggggggttgttttgtttttttttctcggggggggggggggggggggggggggtggcggagcACCTTTGGCAGCTCCATCtcattcgtttttatttttgaatgtgttttttctgCTCCTGCGCCTCACCTGCTTTGCCCCCCCACCCGGTCCCGCCCCacctcgaccccccccccccccccccccccccccccccacccctcgccccGCTCCGCTCCAGGCATGGCCTCCATTTTGATGTCGGCGGTCGGACTGGGCGTGCACttcaccaccgccgccgccgcccccctcccgcagccgccgccgcctcctcatcAGCATCTGCCACCCCAGCAATTTGCGCTCCCGCCGCCGCTTGCGCCTCACGTCCAGTTCCCCCCCTCCGGCCGGCCCAGCAAGCCCcccggcggcgggcagcggcGGCTCAATTAAGAGAGCCAAGAGGCAGCACAGGAGAGGTAGCTACCacgccgccccccccacccccccgtcgCCTTGGAGACTCTCTCCTCGGCTCCATCGGTCCTCGTGtttccgtccccccccccccccccccccccccccccccccattttgtcTCGTGCTTCCGTCATCCATCCTTCCCTTTTCCATGGCGGTGCTGTGCCCACCCAAGCCGGCGATACGAAAAAGGCACCATTGTCGTATTCGCCGAGAGGAGCTCAATCACAttttatcccccccaaaaaaactttcgATAGGTTTTGGTCCTCTCGAAATGCTTTGAACAATTTacgcccacgtcactcaccgggggggggggggggcattctatCCTGGCACTCTTGAAGCCAATCGACAGTGTCCCGCATCAGCAAGTCTTCCTCACCCGCCTCCTCCTACTCATTTGCCACCACCGGCGTTCCCCGCCGACTCCCTTTTGCTCGCCGGGCAAAAACGTGCGGTGAACGACGTTGCAAGATTCCAAAAGCCGCGTTTTCTTTCAGCTTCCAGTCAGAGAGCCGAGGAGGTGATCCGACGTTACATGGAGGTGGTGCCCGGCGTCCCGGACGAGGTAGCTCCTGGCCGGCCGGCTGGTgttgaccaattttttttttcctctctccatctctGACACCTTCCGTTCCTTCCGCCCGGCAGGACTGCATCATCTGCATGGATCAACTGTCCAATCCCTCCGGCTACGAGACGCAGCCCCCGGCGACGGCGGGGGAA is a window of Hippocampus zosterae strain Florida chromosome 16, ASM2543408v3, whole genome shotgun sequence DNA encoding:
- the LOC127588248 gene encoding LOW QUALITY PROTEIN: probable E3 ubiquitin-protein ligase DTX2 (The sequence of the model RefSeq protein was modified relative to this genomic sequence to represent the inferred CDS: inserted 3 bases in 2 codons; deleted 3 bases in 3 codons), whose product is MAIVSGSCARVNGSRSGPSAAVAAVPVPSPSSGQSQPMIAVWEWQDDLGHWRPYSGQVSAYIERCLSPRGHXGGAPAATTICLGQSDPGLSPYLIDVASLKQFRQDTGKTRSVRRSLFAQSSGLGSGVYWEWANDEGGWTPYETRTSILLEHSYQARQGTADLGPHGHNYIVDLTSLAQVNKSSGFRRQVRRQCNLPYPLASFGPPAIPSGPSALPAGVPASSSSSXGGPACSCQQCLSHGATGPMPSRSRHSFSSGSLNRPSLQGAGRVAAAAAHPTSVYSPYPRRPLSVGGMSWGTPWPPPHSASQLAAPLLSSASGANGLSVPSIPVQINGSTSVSSALAGMASILMSAVGLGVHFTTAAAAPLPQPPPPPHQHLPPQQFALPPPLAPHVQFPPSGRPSKPPAAGSGGSIKRAKRQHRRASSQRAEEVIRRYMEVVPGVPDEDCIICMDQLSNPSGYETQPPATAGEGGQGILPDAVGKFVKCGHTLHMLCMLAMYNNGTKDGSLQCPSCKTIYGEKTGTQPKGKMEIYSIPQALPGHPDCGAIQIIYSILPGIQGPEHPNPGQPFTCRGFPRFCFLPDSDKGRKVLELLKVAWMRRLIFTVGTSSTTGEPDTVVWNGIHHKTEMMSNLSGHGFPDPNYLDNVLSELASQGVTEDCLKAPGCSS